One window from the genome of Ictidomys tridecemlineatus isolate mIctTri1 chromosome 12, mIctTri1.hap1, whole genome shotgun sequence encodes:
- the LOC144369325 gene encoding uncharacterized protein LOC144369325 — protein MAAGWPPCLRMIAAMALLIKDATKLTLGQPLTLLTPHAIETIIRQPPDRWMSNARLTHYQSLLLDTDRIQFGPLVTLNPATLLPLPEKADPHNCQQILAETQGTRPDLTDQPMKDAELVWYTDGSSYLLNGERRAGAAITTESEVIWASALPGGTSAQRAELIALTQALKLAEGKKLNVYTDSRYAFATAHIHGEIYKRQGLLTSEGKEIKNKTEILALLKALFLPKKLSIMHCPGHQKKDTPEAKGNRLADETAKKAALGPQLLIMTLLPQQVDPPHANHEEQWVYEDKDLNVIQRLGATYSPEDNTWKYQGKTIMPLKDAKQLVKSLHRLTHLGAKKMKELLDRGEGTLYLPNRDQLLRQTAENCQACAQVNAGKNKIGIGIRIKGHKPGTHWEIDFTEIKPDSFACLAAGSERGLEAFSRSIQRGT, from the exons ATGGCAGCCGGATGGCCACCATGCCTCCGGATGATAGCAGCTATGGCTCTTCTGATTAAGGATGCCACCAAACTGACTTTGGGACAGCCATTAACCCTATTAACCCCTCATGCCATTGAAACCATAATTCGCCAGCCACCCGACCGCTGGATGTCAAATGCCCGGCTCACCCATTACCAGTCTTTGTTATTGGATACTGACCGGATCCAGTTCGGCCCCTTGGTGACATTAAATCCAGCAACCCTCCTGCCGCTCCCGGAAAAAGCAGATCCTCACAACTGCCAGCAGATTCTTGCAGAAACACAGGGGACCCGGCCAGACCTCACAGACCAACCAATGAAGGATGCGGAGCTAGTCTGGTATACAGATGGAAGCAGTTATCTGCTCAACGGAGAACGACGAGCAGGAGCGGCCATCACCACTGAATCTGAGGTAATATGGGCGAGTGCGCTTCCGGGCGGGACGTCAGCTCAGCGGGCAGAACTGATAGCTCTGACTCAAGCCTTAAAGCTGGCAGAGGGGAAAAAGCTAAATGTATACACAGACAGCAGATATGCTTTTGCCACTGCTCATATACATGGGGAAATTTACAAGCGCCAAGGATTACTAacctcagaaggaaaagaaatcaaaaataagactgaaatatTAGCTTTACTTAAAGCTTTATTTTTGCCTAAGAAATTAAGTATCATGCATTGTCCCGGCCATCAGAAAAAAGACACTCCAGAGGCCAAAGGGAACAGATTAGCAGATGAGACAGCCAAGAAAGCAGCTCTAGGGCCACAGCTCTTAATAATGACTCTATTGCCCCAACAAGTAGACCCACCGCATGCTAACCACGAAGAACAATGGGTCTATGAAGACAAGGACTTAAATGTCATACAGAGACTGGGGGCTACCTACAGCCCAGAGGACAATACCTGGAAATATCAAGGAAAGACTATCATGCCCCTTAAAGATGCAAAACAACTAGTGAAGTCCCTACACAGACTCACACACCTTGGAGCTAAAAAGATGAAAGAACTTTTAGACCGCGGGGAAGGTACTTTATATCTCCCAAACAGGGATCAACTTCTTCGCCAGACAGCAGAAAATTGTCAAGCATGTGCCCAGGTAAATGCTGGTAAAAACAAGATTGGAATCGGAATTCGAATAAAAGGGCATAAACCTGGAACCCATTGGGAAATAGACTTTACTGAAATCAAACCAG ACTCATTTGCGTGCCTTGCAGCTGGTTCAGAACGAGGTCTGGAAGCCTTTAGCCGCAGCATACAAAGAGGAACTTAA